A single window of Sporosarcina sp. FSL W7-1349 DNA harbors:
- a CDS encoding erythromycin esterase family protein, with the protein MSKKLVKAIQSHALPLYEELTIDAIIDAIGDAEIVMLGEASHGTSEFYTVRAELTKRLIQEKGFSIIAVEGDWPSAQEVNQYIKGFSVKKRSTTELLTEAFNRWPTWMWANEEIEALINWLKDENDRREPERMVGFYGIDLYSLYESIDEVLKFLEENPSFGVDLELAKKAFSCFEPYNRMPEHYALSTAHFSDECIREVSELLVSIRNHAARYGEGQEEDLNLAMNALVAKNAESYYRAMLKEDAISWNIRDTHMVEAIQKLKEYHGAGAKVIVWEHNTHIGDASETSMKNENMLNVGQLIREQYGRDNTYAIGFGTYAGTVIAAENWGDPLQRMTVPPARFNTWEGQLHAAREEDKVLLFNEGNRSLFQDWVGHRAIGVVYHPEFEAYGNYVSSRISHRYDAFIYLDETTALKPL; encoded by the coding sequence TTGTCCAAAAAGCTAGTGAAGGCAATTCAATCGCACGCCCTCCCCCTGTATGAAGAATTGACGATCGATGCAATAATCGACGCAATCGGAGACGCCGAAATCGTCATGCTGGGAGAAGCTTCGCATGGGACATCGGAATTTTATACGGTCCGTGCGGAGCTGACGAAGCGTTTGATTCAGGAAAAAGGATTTTCAATCATTGCGGTCGAGGGCGATTGGCCTTCTGCGCAGGAAGTCAATCAGTATATCAAAGGGTTTTCGGTAAAGAAACGATCCACCACTGAACTGTTGACCGAGGCGTTTAACCGCTGGCCGACGTGGATGTGGGCGAACGAGGAGATTGAAGCGCTCATCAACTGGCTGAAAGATGAGAATGACCGACGGGAACCGGAGCGGATGGTCGGATTTTACGGCATTGATCTATACAGCCTTTATGAATCGATCGATGAAGTGCTGAAGTTTTTGGAGGAAAATCCATCGTTCGGGGTAGATTTGGAATTGGCCAAAAAGGCGTTTTCCTGCTTTGAGCCGTATAATCGAATGCCGGAACATTATGCGCTGTCGACCGCCCATTTTTCGGATGAGTGCATTCGCGAAGTATCAGAACTGCTCGTTTCCATACGAAACCATGCCGCCCGCTACGGTGAAGGACAGGAGGAAGACTTGAACCTTGCGATGAACGCATTGGTTGCCAAAAATGCAGAGTCGTATTACCGGGCGATGCTGAAAGAGGACGCCATTTCGTGGAATATCCGGGATACGCATATGGTCGAAGCGATTCAGAAGCTCAAGGAATATCATGGCGCTGGAGCGAAGGTGATTGTCTGGGAGCATAACACCCATATCGGCGATGCGTCCGAGACGTCGATGAAGAATGAGAACATGCTGAACGTCGGCCAATTGATACGGGAACAATACGGCAGGGACAATACGTATGCCATCGGATTCGGCACGTATGCCGGGACAGTCATCGCAGCTGAAAACTGGGGCGATCCATTGCAGCGAATGACCGTCCCTCCCGCCCGTTTTAATACGTGGGAAGGCCAGCTACATGCAGCGAGGGAGGAAGATAAAGTGCTCCTATTTAATGAAGGAAACCGTTCTTTATTTCAGGATTGGGTCGGCCACCGCGCCATCGGGGTCGTCTATCATCCCGAATTTGAGGCGTACGGCAACTATGTCTCCTCCCGTATTAGCCACCGATACGACGCGTTCATTTATCTCGATGAAACAACAGCATTGAAACCGCTTTAA
- a CDS encoding DUF948 domain-containing protein translates to MHILLYVSAAIAALSLALIAVFVFLVLKNTKQTMNSLSETVQRVETKLNGITEQSAQLMEKTNRIADDVETKVQSLDQLTKSAQNFGQTTEHLNESFESLSQQIATPPKKLRPLMEKATALTEATARIYYRLKREKEAAQQKAARQSAGAPSHSASVPQLEYHSRE, encoded by the coding sequence TTGCACATCCTTTTATATGTGAGCGCAGCCATCGCGGCTCTATCTTTGGCTCTCATCGCGGTCTTTGTCTTCCTCGTTCTGAAAAATACGAAACAGACGATGAATTCATTGTCGGAAACCGTCCAGCGAGTGGAAACGAAGTTAAACGGCATCACGGAGCAATCCGCGCAATTGATGGAGAAAACGAACCGGATTGCGGACGATGTCGAGACCAAAGTACAATCATTGGACCAGTTGACCAAGTCCGCTCAAAACTTCGGCCAAACGACGGAGCACTTGAACGAATCCTTTGAGTCTTTATCTCAACAAATCGCGACACCACCTAAAAAACTGCGGCCGTTGATGGAAAAAGCGACCGCCTTGACGGAAGCGACGGCGCGGATCTATTATCGGCTGAAAAGGGAGAAAGAAGCGGCCCAACAAAAAGCGGCAAGGCAATCCGCGGGAGCGCCTTCCCATTCGGCATCCGTCCCACAACTCGAATACCACAGTCGGGAATAA
- a CDS encoding DUF948 domain-containing protein: MLSAIGVLLIAIAFAVVSIYVAKLLHRVAQSIGTLGETANRMEGQIDRTVGAVERTLEEADWTIRDIDVKLEALDSVFETAEEVGETAYLTSAGLEEATGVYAKSEAMPGTKPFVRVVQFSELTLGMVDSWKRGKKASY, encoded by the coding sequence ATGTTGAGTGCAATCGGAGTTTTACTGATCGCCATTGCCTTTGCTGTTGTTTCTATTTATGTGGCCAAACTTTTGCATCGAGTAGCCCAGAGTATCGGGACGCTTGGCGAAACTGCCAATCGGATGGAAGGGCAGATCGATCGGACTGTCGGGGCGGTAGAACGGACGTTAGAAGAAGCGGATTGGACAATCCGGGACATCGACGTCAAGCTGGAAGCGTTGGATAGTGTCTTTGAAACAGCTGAAGAAGTCGGAGAAACCGCCTATCTGACGAGCGCCGGATTGGAGGAAGCGACAGGTGTCTATGCGAAAAGCGAAGCCATGCCCGGGACAAAACCGTTCGTCCGGGTCGTTCAGTTTTCTGAACTGACGCTCGGCATGGTGGATTCTTGGAAGCGTGGAAAAAAAGCATCGTATTAA
- a CDS encoding AAA family ATPase, whose amino-acid sequence MIYLREFSFPNEESEFEFFMKIKRTCYDSFYPFKVLSRNGFESIAFEPVTILYGGNGSGKSTALHVIAEKTGIQRDSIYNKSNFYPDYVRMCEMHLKGDIPENSRIITSDDVFDYMLNIRNLNEGIDQKREELFEEYLDAKYSHFQMKSLADYEQLTKVNTARRKTQSRFVRNELMDNVRGYSNGESAFRYFTEKIGDQGLYILDEPENSLSPKRQMELVRFIEDSARFFGCQFIISTHSPFLLSMREAKIYNLDENPVRTRHWTELDNVRTYYEFFKRHENEF is encoded by the coding sequence ATGATTTATTTACGCGAATTTTCGTTTCCCAATGAGGAAAGCGAATTTGAATTTTTCATGAAAATAAAAAGAACATGTTATGACTCGTTTTATCCATTTAAAGTTCTATCAAGAAATGGATTTGAATCGATTGCTTTTGAGCCCGTGACGATATTATATGGCGGAAACGGTTCCGGAAAATCCACTGCCTTGCATGTAATAGCAGAAAAAACAGGAATCCAACGCGATTCTATCTATAATAAATCAAATTTCTACCCCGATTATGTCCGGATGTGTGAGATGCATCTTAAAGGGGACATTCCTGAAAACAGCAGAATTATTACGAGTGATGATGTATTTGACTATATGTTGAATATCCGGAATCTCAATGAAGGAATTGATCAAAAACGGGAAGAACTATTTGAAGAATATTTGGATGCAAAATACTCCCATTTTCAAATGAAATCTTTGGCAGATTACGAGCAGCTAACAAAAGTGAACACAGCTAGAAGGAAAACACAATCCCGTTTTGTGAGGAACGAATTGATGGACAATGTGAGAGGGTATTCGAATGGGGAAAGTGCGTTCCGGTATTTCACTGAAAAGATTGGCGATCAAGGACTTTACATTTTGGATGAGCCGGAAAATAGTCTTTCTCCAAAGCGCCAGATGGAATTGGTGAGATTTATTGAAGACTCTGCTCGGTTTTTTGGCTGTCAGTTTATCATTTCGACACATTCTCCATTTTTACTCTCCATGAGGGAGGCAAAAATTTATAACCTGGATGAAAATCCTGTTAGGACGCGCCACTGGACAGAATTGGATAATGTCCGAACATACTATGAATTTTTCAAAAGACATGAAAACGAGTTTTAA
- a CDS encoding alpha/beta fold hydrolase, giving the protein MAVFYEQFGKIGEGPLLVFIHGGGAGGWMWDKQVSHFRDYHCIVPTLQGHGVRSEEGTFSIRNNAQELIDLIETERAGRTVHIIGFSIGAQIALEMLNLAPNLAQTAMVNSALLRPMTWARPFIGPSIRMTMPLVRNRAFAKLQAKQLYLDGEYFDRYYEDSVKMKAETLIDMLRENLSFSIPKGISNSSTSILATAGMKERNSVIQSAKQLTALRPDWHCLLVPDIGHGFPIARPDLFNQTVEKWLAEHTV; this is encoded by the coding sequence ATGGCGGTCTTTTATGAACAATTTGGAAAAATAGGGGAAGGACCTCTTCTCGTATTCATCCATGGCGGCGGAGCCGGAGGATGGATGTGGGACAAGCAAGTCAGCCACTTCCGCGATTATCATTGCATTGTGCCGACATTGCAAGGGCATGGCGTACGTAGCGAGGAAGGGACGTTTTCAATCCGGAATAACGCGCAAGAGCTGATCGATTTGATTGAAACCGAAAGGGCGGGTCGAACTGTCCATATTATCGGCTTTTCCATCGGAGCGCAGATCGCATTGGAAATGTTGAATCTAGCTCCGAATTTGGCTCAGACTGCGATGGTCAATAGTGCACTGCTTCGTCCGATGACTTGGGCGAGGCCGTTCATCGGGCCGTCCATCCGCATGACGATGCCCCTCGTCCGCAATCGGGCCTTCGCGAAGCTGCAAGCGAAGCAATTGTATTTGGATGGGGAGTATTTCGATAGATACTATGAAGATAGCGTGAAAATGAAAGCCGAGACACTCATCGACATGTTGCGGGAAAACCTATCCTTTTCTATTCCGAAAGGGATTTCCAACAGCTCGACCTCCATCCTCGCCACTGCCGGAATGAAAGAACGGAACAGCGTCATCCAATCGGCTAAGCAACTTACTGCGCTTCGGCCCGATTGGCACTGTCTTCTCGTCCCCGACATCGGCCACGGATTTCCGATCGCCCGCCCGGACTTGTTCAATCAAACCGTGGAAAAGTGGCTGGCAGAACACACAGTATAG
- a CDS encoding DUF948 domain-containing protein, with translation MDWMGIGVLLIGIAFVVLVILLIKPLNKAADLLEGLQETTDRLPDVVDDVSAQATDMLQTSNATLDQVNSQVHSLNPFFHIVGDTGKAARTLSLSALEKTNLLKAQTASAMEYSKREKYEGLYGILSFLFFLSQRRKEMKEIAEISPEK, from the coding sequence ATGGATTGGATGGGAATCGGTGTACTGCTCATCGGCATTGCGTTTGTAGTCCTCGTCATCTTGCTGATTAAGCCATTGAACAAAGCGGCCGATTTGCTGGAAGGTTTGCAGGAAACGACCGATCGCCTCCCCGATGTAGTCGACGATGTGTCGGCCCAGGCGACGGATATGTTGCAGACGAGCAACGCGACATTGGATCAGGTCAACAGCCAAGTCCATTCGCTTAACCCCTTTTTCCATATCGTAGGCGATACTGGAAAAGCGGCACGAACGTTATCGTTATCCGCTTTAGAGAAAACGAATTTGCTGAAAGCCCAGACCGCTAGTGCAATGGAATACTCGAAGCGGGAGAAATACGAAGGACTTTATGGCATCCTGTCATTTCTTTTCTTCCTTTCGCAAAGAAGGAAAGAGATGAAAGAGATTGCAGAAATCTCTCCAGAAAAATAA
- a CDS encoding IS3 family transposase (programmed frameshift) — MAKYTLDYKLSVVKRYLEGGESYISIERSIGTSVSVVMNWVKQYQAHGIKGLMKKNYTNYSLQFKLDVLNYMSDNGTSPNETAVIFNISSPATIRAWRILFEKGGVDALTSKKKGRPSMKEESQKKQNNQSPKDDAVEALQAEVSRLRMENEYPKKVECLSSKQGKITKQDKARVIYELRLKFPVKALIKLAGIPRSTYYYWMDQLNRPDKDTELKEMIQSIYHEHKGRYGYRRIKDELENKGYKVNHKKVQRLMKELGLKCVVRMKKYRSYKGQVGKIAPNVLDRDFNAKKPNQKWVTDITEFKLFGEKLYLSPILDLFNGEIITYTLGSRPTYSLVSDMLEKSFERLTDEDELILHSDQGWHYQMKQYRHALKEQGITQSMSRKGNCYDNAVIENFFGIMKSEFLYLNKFESVDHFKKELEEYMNYYNNKRIKSKLKGKSPVQYRTLAQRAA; from the exons ATGGCAAAATATACGCTTGATTATAAACTATCGGTTGTTAAACGGTATTTGGAAGGCGGAGAAAGTTATATTTCAATCGAAAGGTCAATTGGAACATCTGTAAGCGTAGTGATGAACTGGGTAAAGCAATATCAAGCTCATGGAATAAAGGGTTTAATGAAGAAAAACTACACAAATTACTCCTTACAGTTTAAACTGGATGTACTTAATTACATGAGTGATAATGGGACGTCACCAAATGAAACAGCTGTGATCTTTAACATTTCCTCTCCAGCAACGATAAGAGCTTGGAGGATCCTTTTTGAAAAAGGTGGAGTAGACGCCCTCACTTCTAAGAAAAAGGGGCGTCCATCCATGAAAGAAGAATCCCAAAAGAAACAAAATAACCAGTCTCCAAAAGACGATGCTGTCGAAGCTTTACAAGCCGAAGTGTCACGATTACGAATGGAGAATGAGTATC CTAAAAAAGTTGAATGCCTTAGTTCAAAACAAGGAAAAATCACCAAGCAAGATAAAGCGAGAGTAATCTATGAACTAAGGCTAAAATTCCCGGTTAAAGCACTTATAAAGTTGGCTGGTATACCCCGCAGTACCTACTATTACTGGATGGATCAATTAAATCGTCCAGACAAGGATACGGAGTTAAAGGAAATGATTCAGTCAATATATCATGAACACAAAGGCCGTTACGGCTATCGTCGTATCAAGGATGAGTTAGAAAACAAAGGATATAAAGTGAATCATAAAAAAGTGCAGCGATTAATGAAGGAATTAGGCTTGAAATGTGTTGTCCGTATGAAGAAATATCGTTCGTATAAAGGGCAGGTTGGGAAGATAGCACCAAATGTGTTAGATCGTGATTTCAATGCCAAAAAGCCAAATCAAAAATGGGTAACAGATATCACAGAGTTTAAGTTATTCGGAGAGAAGCTCTATCTATCTCCTATTCTTGATTTATTTAATGGTGAAATCATCACATACACTCTGGGTTCCAGGCCAACTTACTCACTGGTATCAGATATGTTAGAGAAGTCTTTTGAGCGATTGACGGATGAGGATGAACTGATTCTTCATTCAGACCAGGGGTGGCATTACCAAATGAAACAGTATCGCCATGCCTTAAAAGAACAAGGAATAACACAGAGTATGTCCCGTAAGGGGAACTGTTATGACAACGCTGTGATTGAGAACTTCTTTGGGATTATGAAGTCTGAATTTCTTTATTTAAATAAATTTGAAAGTGTTGATCATTTTAAAAAAGAACTTGAAGAATATATGAATTACTATAATAACAAGCGTATCAAGTCAAAATTAAAAGGCAAGAGTCCAGTACAATATCGAACTCTTGCCCAACGCGCAGCTTAA
- a CDS encoding dimethylarginine dimethylaminohydrolase family protein, which translates to MESPVTQQPKTKCDTEYEPLKRVILCQPQFMAIEDVINDVQKQYKEENIDIERAMEQHRIFEQQLRKHGVEVVKLPSSEQFPEQVFTRDIGFTVGEDVFVAEMASDIRKGEEVALEEWLVDEKIPFQTTADRVEGGDVLIDREKIFVGISSRTSEQAVAMLEKELTDHEVIRVPFEEKYLHLDCVFNILSPEVALIFPQALSADMVDYLGSMYTLIEVSAEEQFTLGTNVLSIGNGKVFSLPMNQDVNAAMRAHGFEVIEVDFSEIIKSGGSFRCCSMPLERK; encoded by the coding sequence ATGGAATCTCCCGTAACTCAACAGCCGAAAACGAAATGTGATACAGAATACGAACCGCTGAAACGCGTTATTTTGTGCCAACCGCAATTCATGGCAATCGAGGACGTCATCAATGACGTCCAGAAACAATATAAAGAGGAAAACATCGATATCGAACGCGCGATGGAACAGCACCGGATATTTGAACAGCAGTTGCGAAAACATGGCGTGGAAGTGGTGAAGCTTCCGTCGTCCGAACAATTTCCGGAACAAGTCTTCACCCGTGACATCGGCTTTACCGTCGGGGAAGACGTCTTTGTGGCTGAAATGGCAAGTGATATCCGGAAAGGGGAGGAAGTGGCGCTTGAAGAATGGTTAGTCGATGAAAAAATTCCATTTCAAACGACGGCGGATCGGGTCGAAGGCGGGGACGTCCTCATTGATCGGGAAAAGATTTTTGTCGGGATCAGCAGCCGGACATCCGAACAGGCTGTTGCCATGTTGGAAAAAGAATTGACCGACCACGAAGTGATCCGCGTCCCGTTTGAAGAAAAATACTTACATCTGGATTGCGTATTCAATATTCTATCTCCCGAAGTGGCGCTCATTTTCCCGCAAGCGCTATCCGCTGATATGGTGGACTACCTTGGCTCGATGTATACGCTCATCGAGGTATCTGCGGAGGAACAATTCACACTCGGAACAAACGTCTTATCCATCGGAAATGGCAAAGTGTTCAGCCTTCCGATGAACCAAGATGTCAATGCGGCAATGCGGGCGCATGGATTCGAAGTAATCGAAGTCGATTTTTCCGAAATCATCAAATCCGGTGGCTCCTTCCGTTGCTGCTCCATGCCGCTTGAGCGGAAATGA
- a CDS encoding AraC family transcriptional regulator, with the protein MNSLKNMNDALSFIEENLTNRIDSREVAKRALCSEYHFKRMFSYLAGVTLSEYIRRRRLTLAAFELNDSNLRIIDIAIKYGYNSPDSFTRAFQNLHGITPSEARNNGHTIKAYPRMTFQLSIKGGTAMNYRIEEKEAFSIIGINKRVSIIFNGVNPEIASMWESLDGETINKLKKLSNVEPLGLLSASINFAEGRMQEKGGLDHYIGVATTNECPNNFTQLDVPALTWAVFESVGTFPETLQDIWGRIYSEWFPSSNYEQAEGPEILWNENKDTSSPIFKSEIWIPVIEK; encoded by the coding sequence GTGAATTCACTTAAAAACATGAATGATGCTTTGAGCTTTATTGAAGAAAATCTTACCAATCGAATTGACAGTCGTGAAGTAGCAAAGCGGGCATTATGTTCAGAGTATCACTTTAAACGAATGTTTTCCTATTTGGCAGGTGTAACGCTATCGGAGTATATACGGAGAAGGCGACTCACGCTTGCAGCTTTTGAGCTGAACGATAGCAATCTCAGGATTATTGATATTGCCATTAAATACGGATACAATTCTCCGGATTCTTTTACGAGGGCTTTTCAAAACCTTCATGGGATAACACCATCAGAAGCCAGAAATAATGGTCACACAATAAAAGCCTATCCACGAATGACCTTCCAGTTATCAATTAAAGGAGGAACTGCAATGAACTATCGAATTGAAGAAAAAGAGGCATTTAGCATCATTGGAATTAATAAAAGAGTTTCGATTATTTTCAACGGAGTTAATCCGGAAATAGCTTCTATGTGGGAAAGTTTAGATGGTGAAACGATAAATAAACTTAAAAAACTTTCTAATGTGGAACCTTTGGGACTGCTCAGTGCATCTATAAACTTTGCAGAAGGTCGAATGCAGGAAAAAGGGGGGCTTGATCATTATATCGGTGTTGCAACAACAAACGAATGTCCTAATAACTTCACCCAACTTGATGTTCCTGCTCTAACATGGGCTGTATTTGAATCGGTTGGAACATTTCCTGAAACTTTACAGGATATCTGGGGCCGTATTTATTCCGAATGGTTCCCGTCTTCAAATTACGAGCAAGCAGAAGGTCCTGAAATTTTATGGAATGAAAATAAGGATACAAGCTCGCCAATATTTAAGAGTGAAATATGGATACCCGTCATAGAAAAATAA
- the ehuA gene encoding ectoine/hydroxyectoine ABC transporter ATP-binding protein EhuA, which produces MSEPIVQYKNIRKSFGEVDVLKGIDLDIQPAEKVALIGPSGSGKTTIIRMLMTLEQPTSGKIEVDGRNLWQMEKKGEWVTADEKHLREIRGDIGMVFQHFNLFPHMTILENCMLAPVIVKNESKETVRETAVEMLEKVGLGEKIDLYPSQLSGGQKQRVAMARALMMRPKVMLFDEVTSALDPELVGEVLEVIRDLAKEGEMAMILVTHEMDFALDIADRVLFLNEGVIEEEGHPTDILVNPKSERLQDFLGRFNGKAKEAQGVVV; this is translated from the coding sequence ATGAGTGAACCGATCGTGCAATATAAAAATATCCGCAAATCTTTCGGAGAGGTGGACGTCTTGAAAGGGATCGACCTCGATATCCAGCCTGCTGAAAAGGTCGCCCTCATCGGCCCAAGCGGCTCCGGGAAAACGACAATCATCCGGATGCTAATGACGTTGGAGCAGCCGACGTCCGGGAAAATCGAAGTGGATGGCCGGAATTTATGGCAGATGGAGAAAAAGGGGGAATGGGTGACAGCAGATGAAAAACACCTCCGCGAAATCCGCGGAGACATCGGCATGGTATTCCAACATTTCAACCTGTTTCCGCATATGACGATCCTCGAAAACTGCATGCTGGCACCTGTCATCGTCAAAAATGAAAGCAAGGAGACCGTTCGCGAAACAGCAGTGGAAATGCTGGAGAAGGTCGGGCTCGGAGAAAAGATTGATTTGTATCCGAGCCAGCTATCCGGCGGCCAGAAACAGCGGGTCGCCATGGCGCGAGCGCTTATGATGCGTCCGAAAGTGATGCTGTTCGATGAAGTGACATCCGCCTTGGACCCGGAACTCGTCGGGGAAGTGCTGGAAGTGATCCGCGATCTCGCGAAGGAGGGGGAGATGGCGATGATCCTCGTCACGCATGAAATGGATTTCGCCCTCGATATCGCAGACCGCGTCCTCTTCCTAAATGAAGGCGTCATCGAAGAGGAAGGCCATCCGACCGATATTCTCGTTAATCCGAAAAGCGAACGGCTCCAAGACTTCCTTGGTAGGTTTAACGGTAAGGCAAAAGAAGCGCAAGGGGTTGTCGTCTAA
- the ehuD gene encoding ectoine/hydroxyectoine ABC transporter permease subunit EhuD has product MTWDWNVFFEVIPLIFKGLWITLGLTIASYVFAAIFGFVWVFLYRIPVSGIRWLFSWIAEFIRSTPPLIQLFFLYYAWPMVPVVGVTLNPFVAAILGLGIHFSTYMAEVYRSGIESVDKGQWEAATALNLSTRQKWLKIVLPQAIPPTIPMLGNYLIIMFKEVPLASTIGVVAMLHIANDYGAQYYKYVEPLTVVALFFLLLSYPSALLISKMEKKYNRRFDKKTATL; this is encoded by the coding sequence ATGACTTGGGATTGGAATGTCTTTTTTGAAGTCATACCGCTTATTTTCAAAGGGTTATGGATTACGCTCGGCTTGACGATTGCCAGTTATGTATTCGCGGCCATCTTTGGCTTTGTCTGGGTGTTTCTATATCGCATACCAGTGAGCGGGATTCGTTGGCTGTTCAGTTGGATTGCAGAATTCATCCGATCTACACCACCGCTGATTCAATTATTTTTCTTGTATTACGCATGGCCGATGGTGCCAGTCGTCGGGGTGACGCTCAATCCGTTCGTCGCAGCCATTCTTGGACTTGGCATTCATTTCAGTACGTATATGGCGGAAGTGTACCGGTCCGGCATCGAGTCGGTCGATAAAGGTCAGTGGGAAGCGGCGACTGCGTTAAATTTATCGACGCGCCAAAAATGGCTGAAGATTGTTTTACCGCAAGCCATTCCGCCAACGATTCCGATGCTTGGCAACTATTTGATTATCATGTTCAAAGAAGTACCGCTGGCGTCGACAATCGGTGTTGTGGCGATGCTCCATATCGCCAATGATTACGGCGCTCAATATTATAAATACGTCGAACCGTTGACGGTCGTTGCGCTGTTCTTCTTGCTGTTGAGTTATCCATCCGCGTTGCTCATTTCGAAGATGGAGAAAAAGTACAATCGGCGGTTTGATAAAAAGACCGCTACGTTATGA
- a CDS encoding DUF948 domain-containing protein, protein MGLTGVGVLLLGAGFLVLAIFIAKVLNHFSSILEGVNETVDRLPDQLDEVLAETSEMIRHSNDTLADVNEKLGTLTPLFHVAGDVGETTRKLSSSLVDVAEAAKSKVVDIDEEKRNKRLGGLYGTAALGLYAARKRKEAKSGGLKRPRNLMATGEEKAFDIARMKAEAKEAAREGKYIVQDQ, encoded by the coding sequence ATGGGTTTGACAGGAGTTGGCGTACTTTTACTCGGGGCTGGATTTTTAGTCCTTGCTATTTTCATCGCCAAAGTTCTGAATCATTTCAGTTCCATATTGGAAGGTGTGAATGAGACAGTGGATCGGCTGCCGGATCAGTTGGATGAAGTCCTTGCTGAGACTAGCGAGATGATCCGACATTCTAACGACACATTGGCGGACGTCAATGAAAAGCTTGGCACACTGACTCCGTTGTTTCACGTCGCGGGAGATGTCGGCGAGACGACACGGAAACTGTCCTCTTCCCTTGTCGATGTGGCCGAAGCGGCGAAGAGCAAGGTCGTCGATATTGATGAGGAGAAACGGAACAAACGTCTCGGCGGTTTATACGGAACGGCAGCGCTGGGCCTTTATGCAGCGCGGAAACGGAAAGAGGCGAAGAGCGGCGGTTTGAAAAGGCCGCGCAATCTTATGGCAACCGGGGAAGAGAAAGCGTTCGATATCGCACGCATGAAAGCAGAAGCAAAAGAAGCGGCACGGGAAGGGAAATATATCGTGCAAGACCAATAA
- a CDS encoding DUF1648 domain-containing protein — MTNPPKLEIPKTRWEKWFDRFTLGVFLAAVIYGLFAWPALPAEVPIHFNMTGEIDGWGHKGFLFLLPGIGAFLWIVLSFVEKHPETHNYQGLTEENAPRLYRNSILLIHVMKNEILLFISYMTWKIIQNAFGRYLSGGVWDMIIFLVVLFGSMGFFIYRSIKIK, encoded by the coding sequence ATGACGAATCCGCCTAAATTGGAAATTCCGAAGACGCGGTGGGAGAAATGGTTTGACCGATTCACATTGGGTGTTTTTTTGGCGGCGGTCATCTATGGCCTGTTTGCATGGCCCGCCTTGCCCGCGGAAGTGCCGATCCATTTCAATATGACGGGGGAAATCGACGGTTGGGGCCATAAAGGCTTCCTGTTCCTGTTGCCGGGAATCGGCGCGTTCCTGTGGATTGTACTGTCGTTCGTCGAGAAGCATCCCGAAACTCATAATTACCAAGGGCTGACAGAAGAAAACGCACCCCGTTTGTACCGCAACTCGATTTTGCTCATCCATGTCATGAAAAATGAAATCCTTCTTTTCATTTCGTACATGACTTGGAAAATTATCCAGAACGCATTCGGTCGTTATTTGAGCGGCGGCGTCTGGGACATGATTATTTTCCTCGTCGTCCTGTTCGGTTCCATGGGATTTTTCATTTACCGCAGCATAAAAATCAAGTGA